A stretch of Shinella zoogloeoides DNA encodes these proteins:
- a CDS encoding DUF2493 domain-containing protein codes for MTNEDENAGYEPIHTASPTDHVLNELQLYGWRPYQDEPDPRPLPEGNAVAAAVADIFDALVATLGDTRLEPDLEELLWGAVNLFHRATGRVERELDDNERAQRRLQTEQDGSEVKSVELERLTAEGQTMIERRNSMELFRDVAAEAFEHHTGSAWRPRTGSKVSHRNLTAAMIDSRDYLAAKRRAEKEVLLPAGPKVAVSGGTDFNDHTLIWAKLDQVRAKHADMVLIHGGAKTGAERIAARWAASRKVPQIAFEPDFQKYPAKQAPYKRNDTMLEVLPVGVLVFGGGGIQGNLADKARKLGIPTMQFEGGA; via the coding sequence ATGACGAACGAAGACGAAAACGCAGGTTACGAGCCGATCCACACCGCATCCCCCACCGATCATGTCCTCAACGAACTCCAGCTCTACGGCTGGCGGCCATATCAGGACGAACCCGATCCGAGGCCGCTTCCGGAGGGCAATGCCGTCGCCGCAGCCGTCGCAGATATCTTCGATGCCCTCGTCGCGACCCTCGGCGACACCCGCCTCGAACCCGATCTCGAAGAGCTGCTCTGGGGAGCCGTCAATCTCTTCCACCGCGCCACCGGCCGGGTGGAGCGCGAGCTGGACGACAACGAGCGGGCGCAGCGCCGGCTTCAGACGGAACAGGACGGCAGCGAGGTGAAGTCGGTCGAACTCGAACGCCTCACGGCAGAGGGCCAGACCATGATCGAACGGCGCAACAGCATGGAACTCTTCCGCGATGTCGCCGCCGAAGCCTTCGAGCACCACACCGGCAGCGCCTGGAGGCCCCGCACCGGCTCGAAGGTCAGCCATCGCAATCTGACCGCCGCGATGATCGACTCCAGAGATTACCTTGCCGCGAAGCGCCGGGCTGAGAAGGAGGTGCTGCTGCCCGCCGGTCCGAAAGTTGCCGTCTCGGGCGGAACCGACTTCAACGATCACACCCTGATCTGGGCGAAACTCGATCAGGTTCGTGCGAAGCACGCCGACATGGTGCTCATCCACGGCGGCGCGAAGACGGGCGCGGAACGCATCGCCGCCCGCTGGGCAGCCAGCCGCAAGGTGCCGCAGATCGCCTTCGAGCCCGACTTCCAGAAGTATCCGGCAAAGCAGGCTCCCTACAAGCGCAACGACACGATGCTGGAAGTCCTGCCGGTCGGCGTCCTCGTCTTCGGCGGCGGCGGCATTCAGGGAAACCTCGCGGACAAGGCCCGCAAGCTCGGCATCCCGACCATGCAGTTCGAGGGCGGCGCGTAA
- a CDS encoding single-stranded DNA-binding protein, translating into MQNIAILAGNIGQDPETRSTQDGKKITHFTLATSRPRYSEGRVLRDENGYRVQDTEWHRITCFNGVGKTVQEHCSKGMKVLVRGRIHYTKWKDQQGNDRYGSEIIAETVQFLSRKQTESERGGQTDYDDDIPF; encoded by the coding sequence ATGCAGAACATCGCCATTCTCGCCGGCAACATCGGTCAGGACCCCGAAACCCGCAGCACGCAGGACGGCAAGAAGATCACCCACTTCACGCTGGCCACCTCGCGGCCCCGTTACTCGGAAGGCCGTGTCCTCCGTGACGAAAACGGCTACCGGGTCCAGGACACCGAATGGCACCGCATCACTTGCTTCAACGGCGTCGGCAAGACGGTCCAGGAGCATTGCAGCAAGGGCATGAAGGTTCTGGTTCGCGGCCGCATCCACTACACGAAGTGGAAGGACCAGCAGGGCAACGACCGCTACGGCAGCGAGATCATCGCCGAGACGGTCCAATTCCTGAGCCGGAAGCAGACCGAAAGCGAGCGGGGCGGACAGACCGACTACGACGACGACATCCCATTCTAG
- a CDS encoding site-specific integrase: MISPLEMDPSKLIPPLPSAVTTHDGVVFDPRQDDWRVGSLATKARIRFDVFDRLSSRMVHCLKWGLIIALQNTSCSHAVNLYARFKAFYRSVIEATDTIHDEIELSHILTYRGRLSASTEWYLGVIRILLNEMGNLGFGIASEQAVEYLSTSTIRGNIKGTSVRTRDSEKGSFTDTELLTIQSALNDAYAKGDIDLTAFAITWLFLAYGLRSVQIAALKEKDLLVSENDEGPLYALRVPRAKQQGEKARDSFKIRYCGKQVGTLLEHLKKNNEARRRELGLSEDDCPMFIANEEGKLPGLRFHMNSSGISNVLNYTIRKVTGLRTNARRFRITLAQRAVDDGKDKHTVAELLDHSDTQNVEVYFEASPAMVLRLDRHLAMEMAPLAHAFAGVVVTTETEALRGDDRSSRIFDRSLNNVSDALGTCGQMSFCGLAAPIACYTCRHFQPWLDGPHEEFMTVLITDRHRMEAEGYSAKIYTIRDRTILAVAEVIKLCAAEKEIRAEVAA, from the coding sequence ATGATATCGCCACTGGAAATGGACCCATCGAAGCTGATACCGCCACTGCCTTCGGCGGTCACGACACATGACGGAGTCGTGTTCGACCCTCGACAAGACGATTGGCGCGTCGGTAGTCTTGCCACAAAGGCGCGAATAAGGTTCGATGTTTTCGACCGTCTATCAAGCAGAATGGTGCACTGTTTGAAATGGGGGCTGATTATCGCCCTTCAAAATACATCGTGCTCACACGCAGTGAACTTATACGCCCGCTTCAAGGCCTTCTATAGATCAGTCATCGAGGCGACGGATACAATCCACGATGAAATAGAGTTGTCTCATATCCTGACGTATAGAGGTCGGCTCAGCGCGTCGACGGAGTGGTACCTGGGCGTCATACGCATTTTGCTGAACGAGATGGGCAATCTCGGTTTTGGCATCGCGTCCGAACAGGCGGTCGAATACCTCTCGACCTCTACCATCCGTGGCAACATTAAAGGAACCTCGGTCCGAACGCGCGATTCCGAAAAGGGTTCATTCACAGACACCGAACTTCTCACGATACAGTCAGCGCTTAACGATGCATATGCGAAGGGCGACATTGACCTCACTGCGTTTGCGATCACCTGGCTCTTCCTCGCCTACGGACTGCGTTCAGTTCAGATCGCTGCCCTGAAAGAGAAGGACCTACTGGTCTCTGAAAACGATGAGGGGCCTCTATATGCGCTTCGCGTGCCACGGGCAAAACAGCAGGGTGAAAAGGCGAGAGATTCTTTCAAAATCCGGTATTGCGGCAAGCAAGTCGGTACGTTGCTGGAGCATCTGAAAAAGAACAACGAAGCGCGTCGCCGAGAGCTTGGTCTCTCCGAGGACGACTGTCCGATGTTCATCGCAAACGAAGAAGGGAAGCTACCTGGCCTTCGCTTTCATATGAACTCCAGCGGCATATCCAATGTCCTGAACTATACAATCCGTAAGGTAACGGGTCTCAGGACGAACGCGCGTAGATTCCGCATCACCTTGGCCCAACGCGCCGTCGATGACGGCAAGGATAAGCACACCGTCGCGGAACTGCTCGACCACTCCGACACGCAGAACGTCGAAGTTTACTTCGAAGCTAGCCCGGCGATGGTCCTGCGCCTCGATCGTCATCTGGCGATGGAAATGGCACCGCTCGCTCACGCGTTCGCCGGCGTGGTTGTGACCACCGAAACGGAAGCGTTGCGCGGTGACGATCGCTCCAGCCGCATCTTCGACAGGTCGCTCAACAACGTCTCGGATGCGCTCGGGACGTGCGGTCAGATGAGCTTCTGCGGGCTGGCTGCACCAATTGCCTGCTACACCTGTCGCCACTTCCAGCCATGGCTCGACGGCCCGCATGAGGAGTTCATGACGGTGCTCATCACCGACCGTCATCGTATGGAAGCGGAAGGTTATTCCGCCAAGATTTACACCATCAGGGATCGGACCATTCTGGCAGTCGCCGAGGTCATCAAACTCTGTGCCGCGGAAAAAGAAATCAGAGCCGAGGTGGCAGCATGA
- a CDS encoding DUF7146 domain-containing protein gives MPRPDASELAIRLGHHAEAVCREYLSSGRRAGRYWQVGDARNSPGRSMFVRLTGPETGKGAAGKWTDASTGEHGDLLDVIREALGLVDFKDVAEEARRFLSLPHPEPATTGPPTVRTSSPAPSGSPEASRRLFAMSQPIGGTLAEIYLNGRAITSLSGVAALRYHGRCYYKPDAHSPTEIWPAIVASVTDLDGRQTGAHRTWLSPDGSGKAPVDSPRRAMGDLLGHGVRFGAAGEVLAAGEGIETVLSPRQVLPHMPMMAALSAAHLAAILFPPTLRRLYVLRDRDPAGDGARDSLVARATSLGIEAISLSPRLEDFNEDLRWHGVDALRATLMEQVHPDDVRRFAEG, from the coding sequence ATGCCCCGTCCCGACGCCTCCGAGCTGGCGATCCGCCTCGGCCATCACGCCGAAGCGGTTTGCCGCGAATACCTGTCGTCCGGCCGGCGCGCCGGACGGTACTGGCAGGTCGGCGATGCGCGCAACAGCCCCGGACGCTCGATGTTCGTGCGCCTGACCGGGCCGGAAACCGGCAAGGGCGCGGCAGGCAAATGGACCGACGCATCGACCGGGGAGCATGGCGATCTCCTCGACGTCATCCGCGAGGCGCTCGGCCTCGTCGACTTCAAGGACGTAGCCGAGGAAGCGCGCCGGTTCCTCTCGCTCCCGCATCCCGAGCCTGCGACGACGGGGCCACCGACCGTCAGGACCTCCAGCCCCGCGCCGTCGGGGTCGCCGGAAGCCTCGCGCCGGCTTTTCGCGATGTCGCAGCCGATCGGCGGCACGCTTGCGGAAATCTACCTCAACGGGCGGGCGATCACGTCCCTCTCCGGCGTCGCCGCGCTGCGCTACCATGGGCGGTGCTACTATAAACCGGATGCGCATTCGCCCACCGAGATCTGGCCGGCGATCGTCGCGTCCGTCACCGACCTCGACGGCAGGCAGACCGGCGCGCACCGCACCTGGCTTTCACCAGACGGTTCGGGCAAGGCGCCCGTCGATTCACCGCGGCGGGCGATGGGCGATCTTCTCGGGCACGGTGTCCGCTTCGGCGCCGCCGGTGAGGTGCTGGCGGCCGGCGAAGGCATCGAGACCGTGCTATCGCCCCGTCAGGTCCTGCCCCACATGCCGATGATGGCGGCGCTTTCGGCCGCACACCTCGCCGCCATCCTGTTCCCGCCGACGCTGCGCAGGCTCTATGTCCTCCGGGATCGCGACCCGGCAGGGGACGGTGCGCGAGACAGCCTTGTCGCCAGAGCGACGAGCCTCGGGATCGAGGCGATTTCCCTGTCGCCGAGGCTTGAGGACTTCAACGAGGATCTGCGCTGGCACGGCGTCGACGCTCTCCGGGCGACCCTGATGGAGCAGGTTCATCCCGATGACGTCCGCCGTTTTGCGGAGGGCTGA
- a CDS encoding antirestriction protein, whose product MTLQATARQTATIVADDCRETFLPTLFGLRLLIIAENTVYHVMERLSPYDYRGGFWNFYEHGGRPLFLAPASRSPMRIESGLTEFRGEVSAEAAGIIATLFVLSNLALRHDSDHLAEAYHRLAAYSKGHAEASAIFAAID is encoded by the coding sequence ATGACCCTTCAAGCCACTGCCCGCCAGACCGCAACGATCGTAGCGGACGATTGCCGCGAAACCTTCCTGCCGACCCTGTTCGGCCTGCGGCTCCTCATCATCGCGGAAAACACCGTCTATCATGTGATGGAGCGGCTCAGCCCCTATGACTATCGCGGGGGCTTCTGGAATTTCTACGAGCATGGGGGCCGCCCGCTGTTCCTCGCCCCCGCGTCGCGGTCACCCATGCGGATCGAAAGCGGACTCACCGAGTTTCGCGGCGAGGTGTCGGCCGAGGCCGCCGGCATCATCGCGACCCTCTTCGTGCTCTCGAACCTCGCGCTACGCCACGATTCCGACCATCTGGCGGAAGCCTATCATCGCCTCGCCGCCTATTCGAAGGGACATGCCGAGGCTTCGGCGATCTTTGCGGCGATCGATTGA
- a CDS encoding DUF6117 family protein, protein MAIPDHARTNFNTLLRAADDGNLALMECLDAVTGERRYVLCAVGRAEDGDFVMTPFGHLADGNPYDAYLPPDPDDPDGFIARPGEGAAS, encoded by the coding sequence ATGGCCATTCCCGATCACGCCCGCACCAACTTCAACACGCTTCTGCGCGCGGCAGACGACGGCAATCTCGCACTCATGGAGTGCCTGGATGCCGTCACCGGCGAGCGCCGTTACGTCCTTTGCGCCGTCGGCCGCGCGGAGGACGGCGATTTCGTCATGACGCCCTTCGGCCATCTGGCCGATGGCAATCCCTACGATGCCTACCTGCCGCCCGATCCCGACGATCCGGACGGCTTCATCGCCAGGCCGGGCGAGGGAGCCGCGTCATGA
- a CDS encoding strawberry notch family protein: MNMISTTAAAEVAASLPPVATSATASAIVVAAQILLSDLERGQRVDATMLRGAMETAFGGSDTAGAWDWKTAYEACEVATVLMLRKYGKPLFRKAGSAAAVLPQLSKIAGLMPTHTRRSEEAQTFQQFSTPIPLGLAASFAAAITPADRVLEPSAGTGLLAILAEIAGGSLLLNELADTRADLLSHLFPALAVTRFDAAQIDDHLDRALLPTVVLMNPPFSVMANVEGRMADAAFRHVASALARLAPGGRLVAITGANFAPDAPAWSSAYARLQERGRVVFSAAIDGSVYAKHGTTIPTRLTVIDKLPADDPTAFPTAPGVAPDVATLLGWLAEHLPARPPVDPSIAVPMAATAAPRTVRAYINRAAKAAPAVAHREPEGVPLAYETVDWKPAQAGRLSDAIYEEYGLQTIRISGAFAHPTQLVQSTSMASVAPPKPSYRPMLPADVLGLLSDAQLETVIYAGEAHSDFLAGAWTVDDTFDKLSAAAEDASGAVRLRQGFMIGDGTGVGKGRESAAIILDNWLQGRRKAVWISKSDKLIEDAQRDWGALGMERLLVTPLSRFPQGKPITLNEGILFLTYATLRSDDRGERVSRVRQIVEWFGSDADGVIIFDEAHQMQNAAGGKGERGDVAASQQGRAGLRLQHALPNARIVYVSATGATTVHNLAYAQRLGLWGGEDFPFATRAEFVEAIEAGGVAAMEVLARDLRALGLYTARSLSFAGVEYELVEHELTPQQVRIYDAYAAAFAIIHNNLDAAMQAANITGGGEGGSGTLNRQAKSAARSAFESAKQRFFGHLLCSMKAPTLLRSIAADLEAGHSAVIQIVSTGEALMERRLADLPTEEWNDVRVDITPREYVLDYLAHSFPVQLYEPFTDSEGNLSSRPVYRDGQPVESREAVARRDALIAKLASLPPVPGALDQLVQHFGTDMVAEVTGRSRRIVRKPGGSVTVDRLVVETRAGAANLAETQAFMDDQKRVLVFSDAGGTGRSYHAEKSAKNTRLRVHYLLEAGWKADTAIQGLGRTHRTNQAQPPLFRPISTNVKAEKRFLSTIARRLDTLGAITRGQRQTGGQGLFRPEDNLESPYARDALRQLYFLLVRGKVEGCSLDRFEQATGLKLMDSNGLKDELPPITTFLNRLLALTIELQGVLFTAFEGLLTARIEGAIASGTYDAGLETLRAESFVVVDRQTIYTHPRTGAETSLLTINERRRNRPVTLDAALAELADPRAKLLVNERSGRAAVQIPASSVMLDDGEIDRRVRLIRPTEAHNIPIRLMGGTHWAEADRDAFASAWEAEIAEVPEFTDARLHMVTGLLLPIWKRLPNDSTRVYRLQTDDGERIIGRQVSPAWAATATTTGAASIAPDDAFAALMDGRTILDLAEGLQLRRVRVMGANRIELSGFDDTMRERLTAYGLFHEIISWKLRMFVPSDASGPDVLARVLDRWPVERIGEREAA; this comes from the coding sequence ATGAACATGATATCCACAACCGCGGCCGCCGAGGTCGCCGCGTCGCTTCCGCCCGTCGCCACGTCCGCCACGGCCTCGGCGATCGTCGTTGCCGCGCAGATCCTCCTTTCTGACCTCGAACGCGGCCAGCGCGTCGACGCCACCATGCTGCGCGGCGCGATGGAAACCGCCTTCGGCGGCTCCGACACTGCCGGCGCCTGGGACTGGAAGACCGCTTATGAAGCCTGCGAGGTCGCGACCGTCCTCATGCTGCGCAAATACGGAAAGCCGCTTTTCCGCAAGGCCGGCTCCGCCGCCGCGGTCCTGCCGCAGCTTTCCAAGATCGCCGGCCTGATGCCGACGCATACGCGCCGTTCCGAGGAGGCGCAGACCTTCCAGCAGTTCTCCACCCCGATCCCGCTCGGCCTGGCAGCCTCGTTCGCCGCAGCCATCACGCCGGCCGACCGCGTGTTGGAGCCCTCGGCCGGAACCGGTCTTCTCGCCATCCTGGCCGAGATCGCCGGCGGCTCGCTCCTGCTCAACGAGCTGGCCGACACCCGCGCCGATCTTCTCTCCCACCTCTTTCCGGCCCTTGCCGTCACGCGCTTCGACGCGGCCCAGATCGACGATCACCTCGACCGGGCTCTCCTTCCGACCGTCGTTCTCATGAACCCGCCTTTTTCGGTGATGGCGAATGTCGAGGGCCGCATGGCCGACGCCGCCTTCCGCCATGTCGCCTCGGCGCTGGCGCGCCTTGCGCCCGGCGGCCGGCTGGTGGCGATCACCGGGGCGAATTTCGCGCCGGACGCACCGGCCTGGTCCTCGGCCTATGCCCGTCTGCAGGAACGCGGCCGCGTCGTCTTCTCCGCCGCGATCGACGGGTCGGTCTATGCCAAGCACGGCACGACCATCCCGACGCGGCTCACCGTCATCGACAAGCTGCCGGCGGACGATCCGACCGCGTTCCCGACCGCGCCCGGCGTCGCGCCGGACGTCGCCACGCTTCTCGGATGGCTGGCCGAGCATCTCCCGGCCCGCCCGCCGGTCGACCCTTCCATCGCCGTGCCCATGGCCGCGACCGCCGCGCCCCGGACCGTGCGCGCCTATATCAACCGGGCGGCGAAGGCCGCGCCGGCTGTGGCGCATCGCGAGCCGGAGGGCGTTCCGCTCGCCTATGAGACGGTCGACTGGAAGCCTGCCCAGGCCGGTCGCCTGTCGGATGCGATCTATGAGGAATACGGTCTCCAGACCATCCGGATTTCCGGGGCTTTCGCGCATCCCACCCAGCTCGTCCAGTCGACGTCGATGGCGAGCGTCGCCCCGCCGAAGCCGAGCTATCGCCCGATGCTGCCGGCGGACGTGCTCGGCCTGCTGTCGGACGCGCAGCTCGAAACGGTGATCTATGCCGGCGAGGCGCATTCCGACTTCCTCGCCGGCGCATGGACGGTCGACGACACCTTCGACAAGCTGAGCGCCGCGGCCGAGGACGCCAGCGGCGCCGTCCGCCTCCGCCAGGGCTTCATGATCGGCGACGGCACCGGCGTCGGCAAGGGACGCGAGTCGGCCGCGATCATCCTCGACAACTGGCTGCAAGGAAGGCGCAAGGCGGTCTGGATATCGAAGTCCGACAAGCTGATCGAGGACGCGCAGCGCGATTGGGGCGCGCTCGGCATGGAGCGCCTGCTGGTCACGCCGCTGTCGCGGTTCCCGCAGGGCAAGCCGATCACGCTGAACGAGGGCATCCTATTTCTAACCTATGCCACGCTGCGCTCCGACGACCGCGGAGAGAGGGTTTCGCGCGTCCGGCAAATCGTCGAATGGTTTGGCTCCGACGCCGATGGAGTGATCATTTTCGACGAGGCGCACCAGATGCAGAACGCCGCTGGCGGCAAGGGAGAACGCGGTGACGTCGCCGCCTCGCAGCAGGGTCGCGCCGGGCTGCGCCTCCAGCATGCGTTACCGAACGCCCGCATCGTCTATGTCTCCGCCACCGGCGCGACCACCGTCCACAATCTCGCCTATGCGCAGCGGCTCGGCCTGTGGGGCGGCGAGGATTTCCCCTTCGCCACGCGCGCGGAGTTCGTCGAGGCGATCGAGGCCGGCGGCGTCGCGGCGATGGAGGTGCTTGCCCGCGATCTGCGCGCCCTCGGCCTCTACACCGCCCGCTCGCTCTCCTTCGCCGGCGTCGAATACGAGCTGGTCGAGCATGAGCTGACGCCCCAGCAGGTCCGCATCTACGACGCCTATGCCGCCGCCTTCGCCATCATCCATAACAATCTGGATGCGGCGATGCAGGCCGCCAACATCACCGGCGGCGGCGAAGGCGGCTCCGGCACGCTGAACAGGCAGGCGAAATCCGCTGCCCGCTCGGCCTTCGAAAGCGCCAAACAGCGCTTCTTTGGCCATTTGTTATGCAGCATGAAAGCGCCGACCCTGCTGCGCTCGATCGCCGCCGATCTGGAGGCGGGCCATTCGGCCGTCATCCAGATCGTCTCGACCGGCGAGGCGCTGATGGAACGGCGGCTGGCGGATCTGCCGACCGAGGAGTGGAACGACGTCCGCGTCGACATCACGCCGCGGGAATACGTCCTCGACTATCTCGCCCATTCCTTCCCGGTCCAGCTCTACGAGCCGTTCACGGATTCGGAGGGCAATCTGTCGTCGCGCCCGGTCTATCGCGACGGTCAGCCGGTCGAAAGCCGCGAGGCCGTCGCCCGACGCGACGCGCTGATCGCCAAGCTCGCCAGCCTGCCGCCGGTTCCGGGCGCGCTGGACCAGCTCGTCCAGCATTTCGGGACGGACATGGTTGCCGAGGTGACGGGCCGCTCGCGGCGCATCGTGCGCAAGCCCGGCGGCAGCGTCACCGTCGACCGTCTCGTCGTCGAGACGCGCGCAGGCGCCGCCAATCTCGCCGAGACACAGGCGTTCATGGACGATCAGAAGCGCGTGCTCGTCTTCTCCGACGCCGGCGGCACCGGCCGCAGCTACCATGCGGAGAAGTCGGCGAAGAACACGCGGCTGCGCGTCCACTATCTGCTCGAGGCGGGCTGGAAGGCGGACACCGCCATTCAGGGCCTCGGCCGGACGCACCGCACCAATCAGGCACAACCGCCGCTCTTCCGGCCGATCTCGACGAATGTGAAGGCGGAGAAGCGCTTCCTGAGCACGATCGCACGCCGCCTCGACACGCTGGGCGCGATCACGCGCGGCCAGCGCCAGACCGGCGGCCAAGGCCTGTTCCGGCCCGAGGACAATCTGGAGAGCCCCTACGCCCGCGACGCGCTGCGTCAGCTTTATTTCCTGCTGGTGCGCGGCAAGGTCGAGGGATGCTCGCTCGACCGCTTCGAGCAGGCCACCGGGCTGAAGCTGATGGACTCGAACGGCCTCAAGGACGAGCTGCCGCCGATCACGACCTTCCTGAACAGGCTGCTGGCGCTGACGATCGAGCTTCAAGGCGTGCTGTTCACCGCCTTTGAAGGGCTGCTGACGGCCCGCATCGAAGGTGCCATCGCGTCCGGCACCTATGACGCCGGGCTGGAGACCCTGCGCGCCGAAAGCTTCGTCGTCGTCGATCGCCAGACGATCTACACCCACCCCCGCACCGGCGCGGAAACCAGCCTGCTCACGATCAACGAACGCAGGCGCAACCGGCCGGTGACGCTCGACGCAGCTCTTGCCGAACTTGCCGATCCGCGCGCGAAGCTGCTCGTCAACGAGCGCTCCGGCCGGGCCGCCGTGCAGATACCAGCGAGCAGCGTCATGCTCGACGACGGCGAGATCGACCGCCGTGTCCGCCTGATCCGCCCGACCGAGGCGCACAACATCCCGATCCGCCTCATGGGCGGGACGCACTGGGCCGAAGCCGACCGGGATGCCTTCGCATCGGCCTGGGAAGCCGAGATCGCCGAGGTGCCGGAGTTCACCGATGCGAGGCTTCACATGGTTACGGGCTTGCTGTTGCCGATCTGGAAGCGCCTGCCCAACGACTCGACGCGCGTCTATCGGCTCCAGACGGACGATGGCGAGCGCATCATCGGCCGGCAGGTCTCTCCGGCCTGGGCCGCAACCGCGACCACGACCGGCGCCGCGTCGATCGCGCCCGACGACGCCTTCGCCGCCTTGATGGACGGCCGCACCATCCTCGACCTCGCCGAGGGCCTTCAGCTTCGCCGGGTGCGCGTCATGGGCGCGAACCGCATCGAACTGTCGGGCTTCGACGACACGATGCGCGAGCGCCTGACGGCTTACGGGCTGTTCCACGAGATCATCTCGTGGAAGCTGCGCATGTTCGTGCCGAGCGACGCCAGCGGCCCGGACGTGCTTGCCAGGGTGCTCGATCGCTGGCCGGTCGAGCGCATCGGCGAGCGGGAGGCGGCGTGA
- a CDS encoding tyrosine-type recombinase/integrase, giving the protein MVFYLWADLQGIDIVERLHDGTFFELSEIIDLVNTCGWKLGDLLSAVARRSSGLTTLTRHMPKSGVGSGEKRNRLSVVRSFLEFTSADYLSRLQSWPNRWALYRDMRVECLGHLATYIEGLRAPKREDVGEREGLDAGVLVLLCAVIDPDHPDNPFEPKVRFRNFVMIRLLIELGIRRGELLGIMLHDCDVSGPRGYITIHRRPDNVLDRRIAPGASTKTAARKLELSPRTTQLVYEWIVHYRSKLPGAARGKGQFLIVSIPKGQPMSPSNVNKIFEALRRRVPELPKEFSPHLLRHSWNDTFSELIDKKGISENDEVKFRQKIMGWRDEASARFYLRRTVGRRANEVLMEMHDDLDIRVKKAGQER; this is encoded by the coding sequence ATGGTCTTCTACCTATGGGCGGACCTGCAGGGCATCGATATAGTTGAGCGCCTGCATGACGGGACGTTCTTCGAACTCTCCGAAATAATAGACCTCGTGAACACATGCGGCTGGAAGCTGGGTGATCTGCTGTCAGCGGTCGCTAGACGGTCGTCTGGCTTGACTACGCTTACCAGACACATGCCGAAAAGTGGCGTCGGGTCCGGCGAGAAGCGAAATCGGCTTAGCGTCGTTCGTTCTTTTCTTGAGTTCACCAGCGCCGACTATCTCTCGCGCCTCCAGTCGTGGCCAAATCGATGGGCGTTATATCGCGATATGCGGGTCGAATGCCTGGGCCATCTCGCGACCTATATCGAAGGCCTACGCGCGCCGAAACGAGAAGACGTCGGCGAGAGGGAAGGACTTGATGCCGGGGTGCTGGTGCTGCTTTGCGCGGTCATTGACCCGGACCACCCAGACAATCCCTTTGAACCCAAAGTCCGCTTTCGAAATTTTGTGATGATCCGGTTGCTGATCGAGCTCGGCATCCGGCGCGGGGAGCTTCTCGGCATCATGCTCCACGACTGCGACGTGTCCGGTCCGAGAGGCTACATCACCATCCATCGTCGACCCGACAATGTCCTCGACAGGCGCATAGCACCAGGGGCAAGCACGAAAACCGCCGCGCGAAAGCTCGAGCTAAGCCCGCGAACGACGCAGTTGGTCTACGAGTGGATCGTCCACTACCGATCCAAATTGCCGGGAGCTGCAAGGGGCAAGGGTCAGTTTCTGATTGTCAGCATACCGAAGGGCCAACCCATGTCGCCATCCAATGTCAACAAGATATTCGAGGCGCTGCGGAGGCGCGTCCCGGAACTGCCGAAAGAATTTTCACCCCATCTCCTCCGGCATTCGTGGAACGACACTTTCTCCGAGCTCATCGATAAGAAGGGCATCTCCGAGAACGACGAGGTGAAGTTCCGACAGAAGATCATGGGCTGGCGAGACGAGGCATCAGCGAGGTTTTACCTGCGGAGAACCGTTGGCCGCAGGGCCAACGAGGTTCTCATGGAGATGCACGATGATCTTGATATTCGCGTTAAAAAGGCGGGGCAAGAGCGATGA